In a genomic window of Thiosocius teredinicola:
- the mtoX gene encoding methanethiol oxidase, whose product MRLALRDLLGRSTLALAIATSAAFTSLAPQAVADETCMSPYMAKIVGQEDFVYVWTLGVDGLGDGQDKLVTVDVNPKSPNYGKVVHTLSVGGRNEAHHSGFTDDRRYLWAGGLDTNKIFIFDVHSDPGQPKLHKVVTDFVSASGGVVGPHTTYALPGRMMITGLSNNKDHGGRTALVEYTNGGEFVATHWMPTDANLGGASKSGQFADGYGYDVRALPRRNLMVTSSFTGWSNYMMDFGKMLQDKEAMKRFGNTVVVWDLHTRKAKKVLDVPGAPLELRCAWGANNNYCFTTTALTSKIWLIYEDDAGEWQAKAVADIGDPSKVPLPVDISISSDDKHLWVDTFMDGKARLFDISDPFAPKQVYEKVIGKQVNMASSSWDGQRVYFTSSLLANWDKKGDDNEQFFKAYEWNGNELVEKFSVDFTAEKLGRAHQMRFGAYSLYAKHKDDTPSGRALAAKE is encoded by the coding sequence ATGCGTCTCGCATTGAGAGATCTATTGGGCCGCAGCACGCTGGCCCTGGCGATTGCCACATCCGCGGCATTCACATCGTTGGCGCCGCAGGCAGTCGCCGATGAAACCTGCATGTCACCCTACATGGCGAAGATCGTCGGCCAGGAAGACTTCGTCTACGTCTGGACCCTGGGTGTCGACGGCTTGGGCGACGGACAGGACAAACTGGTCACGGTCGACGTCAATCCGAAGTCGCCGAATTATGGAAAGGTCGTTCACACCTTGTCGGTCGGTGGGCGCAACGAGGCTCACCATTCCGGCTTCACCGACGACCGCCGCTATCTATGGGCCGGCGGCCTGGATACCAACAAGATCTTCATCTTCGATGTTCACAGCGATCCGGGCCAACCGAAGCTGCACAAGGTCGTCACCGACTTCGTCTCGGCCAGCGGCGGCGTGGTCGGACCGCATACCACCTACGCCTTGCCCGGCCGGATGATGATCACCGGTCTGTCGAACAACAAAGACCATGGTGGCCGCACGGCATTGGTCGAGTACACCAACGGCGGCGAATTCGTGGCGACCCACTGGATGCCGACCGACGCCAATCTCGGCGGCGCCAGCAAGAGCGGTCAGTTTGCCGACGGCTACGGCTACGACGTGAGGGCACTGCCGCGACGCAACCTGATGGTCACCTCATCGTTCACCGGCTGGTCGAACTACATGATGGACTTCGGCAAGATGTTGCAGGACAAGGAGGCCATGAAACGCTTCGGCAACACCGTGGTTGTCTGGGATCTGCATACGCGTAAGGCGAAAAAGGTACTGGATGTGCCCGGAGCACCGCTCGAGCTACGCTGTGCCTGGGGCGCCAACAACAACTACTGCTTCACGACCACGGCACTGACCTCGAAGATCTGGTTGATCTACGAAGATGACGCCGGTGAGTGGCAGGCCAAGGCCGTGGCCGATATCGGCGATCCATCGAAAGTGCCGCTGCCGGTCGATATCTCGATCAGCTCGGACGACAAACACCTGTGGGTGGATACCTTCATGGACGGCAAGGCGCGCCTGTTCGATATCTCGGACCCGTTCGCGCCGAAGCAGGTCTATGAAAAGGTGATCGGCAAACAGGTCAACATGGCGTCGTCGAGCTGGGATGGCCAGCGCGTGTACTTCACCTCCTCGTTGCTCGCCAACTGGGACAAGAAGGGTGACGACAATGAGCAGTTCTTCAAGGCCTACGAGTGGAACGGCAACGAGCTGGTTGAGAAGTTCAGCGTAGACTTTACCGCTGAGAAACTCGGTCGCGCCCACCAGATGCGTTTCGGCGCGTATTCACTGTATGCCAAGCACAAGGACGACACGCCGTCCGGTCGTGCATTGGCGGCCAAGGAGTAA
- a CDS encoding SCO family protein — translation MAIPFRFFSMVLMATVYSSAWGIGGDFTLTRDDGAAYHLSDSRGHAVVLSFGYTFCPDVCPTGLATISAALTLLGDRVRQVDAFFVSLDPERDSPAKLREYTGFFHERIHGLTGSAAELDAVAKRYQVSYRFVGKGESERYTLDHNANTFVVDRQGQLVRIVPYGMPTEALADAVAIALADPAPRSHHNTEAEPAQ, via the coding sequence TTGGCCATCCCATTTCGATTTTTTTCTATGGTGTTGATGGCGACCGTGTACAGCTCCGCCTGGGGAATCGGCGGAGACTTCACGCTGACCCGCGACGACGGCGCTGCGTATCACCTGAGCGACTCGCGCGGTCACGCCGTGGTCCTGTCGTTCGGCTACACCTTCTGCCCTGACGTCTGCCCGACCGGGCTGGCGACCATCAGCGCCGCCCTCACACTGCTCGGCGATCGCGTCCGGCAGGTAGACGCTTTCTTCGTCTCGCTCGACCCTGAACGTGACTCGCCGGCAAAGCTGCGCGAATACACGGGGTTCTTCCACGAGCGCATCCACGGCCTTACAGGCAGCGCCGCCGAGCTGGATGCGGTCGCGAAACGCTACCAGGTCAGCTACCGCTTCGTCGGCAAAGGCGAATCCGAACGCTACACGCTGGACCACAATGCCAACACCTTCGTGGTCGATAGGCAAGGGCAACTGGTGCGTATCGTTCCCTACGGCATGCCCACCGAGGCGCTGGCCGATGCGGTGGCCATCGCCCTCGCCGACCCGGCACCGCGCTCGCATCACAACACCGAAGCCGAACCGGCCCAATAA